In Crassostrea angulata isolate pt1a10 chromosome 6, ASM2561291v2, whole genome shotgun sequence, a genomic segment contains:
- the LOC128188414 gene encoding matrix metalloproteinase-17-like isoform X2, translating to MAVDISKAIKKLQRMGGITPTGVLDIRTQELMHKPRCGNKDTVEEEGSRKKRYVLAPSKWNHKDLTYRIENYTPDLPWQEVRRVLADAFKVWSDVTDLTFTEVMHTSADIMIKFASKYHKDGYPFDGKGLILAHAFFPGKDKGGDTHFDEDEKWTINSNEEGVDLFMVAAHEFGHALGLSHSNEPKALMYPWYQGYIPNFQLPYDDTVGIQVIYGGKGPYATLPPRERTTPRPDTGGGPNTLAPPRKAPIDPCKGSFNAIAVIRSEVFIFIEKYFWRSPDPKTILSSEPSVIHDFWYDLPEDVETIDAAFEHPTNRRIYFFYGNRYWIYDGNNMAGGHPKNGKPITDFGIPKDIKKIDAVFVWSFNKRIYLVSNDMYWKLKESDTYIEPDYPRDMSIWKNVPIPIDTAFNLYDSTYFFKGENMYKFYDMKMRVALNWPQPVKNFLGCRDSASLRKLGDSPQKAQHLGSSNSASNQGNLTISFLLVILHFIYKGFVSL from the exons ATGGCCGTGGACATTTCAAAGGCCATCAAAAAGCTACAGAGAATGGGTGGTATCACACCCACGGGGGTTCTAGACATTCGGACTCAGGAGCTTATGCATAAGCCTCGTTGTGGAAACAAGGATACAGTGGAAGAAGAGGGATCCCGAAAGAAAAGATATGTTCTGGCCCCCTCCAAGTGGAATCATAAGGATTTAACCTATAG AATCGAGAACTATACGCCGGACCTTCCATGGCAGGAGGTACGACGTGTACTAGCAGACGCCTTTAAAGTTTGGAGTGACGTCACTGACCTAACTTTTACAGAGGTCATGCATACCAGCGCAGACATAATGATCAAATTTGCCAGCAAATATCATAAAGATGGTTATCCATTTGATGGAAAAG GACTCATATTGGCTCATGCCTTCTTCCCTGGGAAAGACAAGGGAGGCGATACGCATTTCGACGAAGATGAAAAATGGACGATCAATTCCAACGAAGAAG GCGTCGATTTATTTATGGTCGCCGCTCATGAGTTTGGGCATGCGCTGGGACTAAGTCATAGCAATGAGCCGAAAGCGTTGATGTACCCGTGGTATCAAGGCTACATACCAAACTTCCAACTTCCATACGACGATACTGTTGGAATTCAAGTCATTTACG GTGGTAAGGGGCCATACGCAACTCTTCCCCCTAGGGAACGAACAACCCCCCGCCCTGACACAGGAGGGGGACCGAACACTTTAGCTCCACCTCGAAAAGCTCCAATAGATCCGTGTAAGGGAAGCTTCAATGCCATAGCTGTTATTCGCTCTGAAGTGTTCATATTCATTGAAAAG TACTTTTGGAGAAGCCCTGACCCTAAGACCATTCTGTCCAGTGAGCCGAGCGTCATCCATGACTTCTGGTACGATCTGCCAGAAGACGTAGAGACCATTGATGCTGCTTTTGAACACCCCACCAATCGAAGAATCTACTTCTTCTACG GTAACAGATACTGGATTTATGATGGAAACAATATGGCTGGTGGACACCCCAAAAATGGAAAACCCATCACAGACTTTGGCATTCCCAAAGACATCAAGAAAATAGATGCTGTGTTTGTCTGGAGCTTTAACAAGAGAATATATCTGGTCAGTAATGACATGTACTGGAAATTAAAGGAATCGGACACTTACATAGAGCCGGACTACCCACGGGACATGAGCATCTGGAAAAATGTCCCTATACCCATTGACACCGCTTTTAATTTATACG aTAGTACATATTTCTTCAAAGGTGAGAACATGTACAAGTTTTATGACATGAAAATGAGGGTGGCCTTGAACTGGCCCCAACCTGTGAAAAATTTTCTAGGATGTAGGGATAGTGCAAGTTTACGCAAGTTGGGAGATTCTCCTCAGAAAGCTCAACATTTAGGAAGTTCCAACAGTGCCTCAAACCAGGGGAATTTGACAATAAGTTTTCTTCTTGtaattctacattttatatACAAGGGGTTTGTAAGTTTATAG
- the LOC128188414 gene encoding matrix metalloproteinase-2-like isoform X1 yields MCWWLHMETEREMYTQIGGACYCGHYTGAAGGKAEGQAQTHRYGGRVPRVSTMKTLMIIVIYTQLLMINSVIGMPARDVSMLEGDAVKFLAEFGYISQRQVEQGAQSLMAVDISKAIKKLQRMGGITPTGVLDIRTQELMHKPRCGNKDTVEEEGSRKKRYVLAPSKWNHKDLTYRIENYTPDLPWQEVRRVLADAFKVWSDVTDLTFTEVMHTSADIMIKFASKYHKDGYPFDGKGLILAHAFFPGKDKGGDTHFDEDEKWTINSNEEGVDLFMVAAHEFGHALGLSHSNEPKALMYPWYQGYIPNFQLPYDDTVGIQVIYGGKGPYATLPPRERTTPRPDTGGGPNTLAPPRKAPIDPCKGSFNAIAVIRSEVFIFIEKYFWRSPDPKTILSSEPSVIHDFWYDLPEDVETIDAAFEHPTNRRIYFFYGNRYWIYDGNNMAGGHPKNGKPITDFGIPKDIKKIDAVFVWSFNKRIYLVSNDMYWKLKESDTYIEPDYPRDMSIWKNVPIPIDTAFNLYDSTYFFKGENMYKFYDMKMRVALNWPQPVKNFLGCRDSASLRKLGDSPQKAQHLGSSNSASNQGNLTISFLLVILHFIYKGFVSL; encoded by the exons ATGTGCTGGTGGCTACACATGGAAACTGAGCGAGAAATGTACACACAGATCGGTGGCGCGTGCTATTGCGGCCATTACACAGGTGCGGCGGGGGGTAAAGCCGAGGGACAGGCTCAAACTCACAGGTATGGTGGCCGTGTACCCAGAGTATCCACGATGAAGACTTTGATGATTATTGTGATATACACACAGCTGTTGATGATAAATTCTGTGATCGGAATGCCAGCTAGGGACGTCTCCATGTTAGAAGGGGATGCTGTG AAATTCCTGGCCGAGTTTGGATACATATCACAGCGTCAGGTGGAACAGGGTGCACAGAGTCTTATGGCCGTGGACATTTCAAAGGCCATCAAAAAGCTACAGAGAATGGGTGGTATCACACCCACGGGGGTTCTAGACATTCGGACTCAGGAGCTTATGCATAAGCCTCGTTGTGGAAACAAGGATACAGTGGAAGAAGAGGGATCCCGAAAGAAAAGATATGTTCTGGCCCCCTCCAAGTGGAATCATAAGGATTTAACCTATAG AATCGAGAACTATACGCCGGACCTTCCATGGCAGGAGGTACGACGTGTACTAGCAGACGCCTTTAAAGTTTGGAGTGACGTCACTGACCTAACTTTTACAGAGGTCATGCATACCAGCGCAGACATAATGATCAAATTTGCCAGCAAATATCATAAAGATGGTTATCCATTTGATGGAAAAG GACTCATATTGGCTCATGCCTTCTTCCCTGGGAAAGACAAGGGAGGCGATACGCATTTCGACGAAGATGAAAAATGGACGATCAATTCCAACGAAGAAG GCGTCGATTTATTTATGGTCGCCGCTCATGAGTTTGGGCATGCGCTGGGACTAAGTCATAGCAATGAGCCGAAAGCGTTGATGTACCCGTGGTATCAAGGCTACATACCAAACTTCCAACTTCCATACGACGATACTGTTGGAATTCAAGTCATTTACG GTGGTAAGGGGCCATACGCAACTCTTCCCCCTAGGGAACGAACAACCCCCCGCCCTGACACAGGAGGGGGACCGAACACTTTAGCTCCACCTCGAAAAGCTCCAATAGATCCGTGTAAGGGAAGCTTCAATGCCATAGCTGTTATTCGCTCTGAAGTGTTCATATTCATTGAAAAG TACTTTTGGAGAAGCCCTGACCCTAAGACCATTCTGTCCAGTGAGCCGAGCGTCATCCATGACTTCTGGTACGATCTGCCAGAAGACGTAGAGACCATTGATGCTGCTTTTGAACACCCCACCAATCGAAGAATCTACTTCTTCTACG GTAACAGATACTGGATTTATGATGGAAACAATATGGCTGGTGGACACCCCAAAAATGGAAAACCCATCACAGACTTTGGCATTCCCAAAGACATCAAGAAAATAGATGCTGTGTTTGTCTGGAGCTTTAACAAGAGAATATATCTGGTCAGTAATGACATGTACTGGAAATTAAAGGAATCGGACACTTACATAGAGCCGGACTACCCACGGGACATGAGCATCTGGAAAAATGTCCCTATACCCATTGACACCGCTTTTAATTTATACG aTAGTACATATTTCTTCAAAGGTGAGAACATGTACAAGTTTTATGACATGAAAATGAGGGTGGCCTTGAACTGGCCCCAACCTGTGAAAAATTTTCTAGGATGTAGGGATAGTGCAAGTTTACGCAAGTTGGGAGATTCTCCTCAGAAAGCTCAACATTTAGGAAGTTCCAACAGTGCCTCAAACCAGGGGAATTTGACAATAAGTTTTCTTCTTGtaattctacattttatatACAAGGGGTTTGTAAGTTTATAG